A window of the Lactuca sativa cultivar Salinas chromosome 5, Lsat_Salinas_v11, whole genome shotgun sequence genome harbors these coding sequences:
- the LOC111891555 gene encoding protein TOO MANY MOUTHS: MHFSAHRISQLSMAFSFSRYAFGFLMFVVACFTIGNSQPMLNSVEQESVYRVLESLNSDVPWRSLFPDDLCSSAPHGVVCDYASVTGTLNIVELSFGYVSDFNSNPTCSPNSTLLDPFLFSSFPHLRKLFFYKCFTQQPVSLPDLSRVGSVLEELVFINNPTLFGSLSDNIGNMTSLRRLIITGTKVSGKIPVGFGELTNLEEATLSRNSLTGEIPENVSNLKKLKVLDLSQNGFSGNVPGTIGGLENLLKLDLSSNYFSGEIPETMKGLRVLEFLDLSDNGLVGGGVPLFLSEMSKLKGVYLSGNELGGVIPDIWKNLRGVNGIGLSRVGLVGGIPVSMGVFLGNLSYLGLDNNKLTGEVPKEFENLELLSELNLNNNNLSGKIPFSVGFMGKVGGKLRLEGNSELCVDEGVINSFYKVKIYNAVENPRSALVYGYGISSSRRVGDSTCCWALILVWVVVNLL, translated from the coding sequence ATGCATTTCAGTGCTCATAGAATTTCACAGCTTTCAATGGCGTTTTCTTTTTCAAGATATGCTTTCGGTTTCTTGATGTTTGTAGTGGCATGTTTTACAATTGGTAACTCACAACCCATGCTGAACTCAGTTGAGCAAGAATCAGTGTACCGAGTGCTTGAATCGCTCAACTCTGACGTCCCATGGCGGTCTCTCTTCCCTGACGATCTCTGCTCCTCCGCCCCACACGGGGTCGTTTGCGACTACGCAAGCGTCACCGGAACCCTAAACATCGTCGAGCTTAGTTTCGGGTACGTTTCCGATTTCAACTCCAACCCGACCTGCTCACCAAACTCCACTCTACTTGACCcgtttctcttctcttcttttcccCACTTACGTAAACTCTTCTTCTACAAATGCTTCACCCAACAGCCCGTTTCTTTACCTGATCTCTCACGGGTTGGTTCGGTTCTTGAAGAGCTTGTATTCATCAACAACCCAACCCTTTTTGGTTCATTGAGTGACAACATCGGTAACATGACTAGCTTACGCCGGTTGATCATCACCGGAACGAAAGTTTCCGGCAAAATCCCGGTTGGGTTTGGCGAGTTAACAAATCTAGAAGAAGCTACACTTTCACGAAACAGTCTCACCGGAGAAATTCCGGAAAATGTATCAAACTTGAAGAAACTTAAAGTTCTTGACCTCAGCCAGAATGGGTTCAGTGGAAATGTTCCGGGAACAATAGGAGGATTAGAGAATCTGTTGAAGCTCGATTTGAGTTCCAATTATTTTTCCGGCGAAATCCCGGAGACGATGAAGGGTTTAAGGGTTTTGGAGTTTTTGGATTTGAGTGATAACGGATTGGTGGGTGGTGGGGTGCCTTTGTTTCTGTCCGAAATGAGTAAACTAAAGGGGGTCTACTTGAGTGGGAATGAATTAGGAGGGGTGATTCCCGACATATGGAAGAACTTGCGGGGTGTTAACGGAATTGGGTTATCAAGAGTAGGGTTAGTCGGGGGAATTCCAGTTTCAATGGGGGTATTTCTTGGAAATTTGAGTTATTTGGGTCTTGATAACAACAAGCTAACAGGGGAAGTCCCAAAGGAATTTGAGAATTTAGAGTTATTGAGCGAGTTGAATTTGAACAACAACAATTTGAGTGGGAAGATACCCTTTTCTGTAGGGTTTATGGGTAAAGTCGGAGGGAAGTTAAGGTTAGAAGGGAACTCAGAGTTGTGTGTGGATGAAGGCGTAATTAATTCATTTTACAAGGTGAAGATATATAACGCGGTTGAAAATCCCAGATCTGCCCTTGTCTATGGGTATGGCATTAGCTCTTCAAGGAGAGTTGGTGATAGTACATGTTGTTGGGCATTGATTTTGGTTTGGGTGGTTGTTAATTTGTTATGA